In Lysobacterales bacterium, the genomic stretch CGCCATCACCGCGAAGCCGGCTACTGAGCGCGTGCATCACGCCGCGATCGGCGGCGCTCCTACGGCTGTGATCGCCTGCTCGATCAGTTCAAAGCCGGTGCCGGGGCGGTGGGCGTTCTCGCTGAGCACGCGGCGGAAGCGGCGCGCCCCGGGTTGGCCCTGGTAGAGGTCGAGCAGGTGGCGGGTGAAATGGGCGATCGATTCGCCGCGCGCCAGGCGGGCTTCGATCTGCGGGCGCAGTGCGCGCAGGACCGCGGCGCGATCGGGCAGGGCGTAGTCGGCATCGAACAGGTCGCGTTCGAGTTCAGCGAGCAGGTAGGGCTGGTGATAGGCGGCGCGGCCGAGCATCACGCCGTCGAAATCATCGATCACTGCGGCTACCGCAGCACGTGTAGCCAGACCGCCATTGAGCACGAGGGTCAGCTGCGGGAATTCGCTGCGCAGGCGCCGCACGCGCTCGTAGTTCAGCGGCGGAATCTCGCGGTTTTCCTTGGGGCTCAGGCCCTTCAGCCAGGCCTTGCGCGCATGCACGAGGAACACGTCGCAGCCAGCGCGGTGCACGGTGTCGATGAAGGCATGCAGGCCGGCGTCGTCATCCTGCTCGTCGACACCGATGCGGCATTTCACCGTCACCGGAATCTTCACCGCTGCGCGCATCGCGGCGACGCAGTCGGCGACCAGTTCCGGCTCGCGCATCAGGCAGGCACCGAATGCACCCGACTGCACCCGCTCGCTCGGACAGCCGCAGTTGAGGTTGATCTCGTCGTAGACGAAGTCTTCGCCGATGCGCGCGGCCTGTGCCAGCAGTGCCGGTTCCGAGCCGCCGAGCTGCAGTGCGAGCGGATGCTCGCTGGCGTCGAAGTCGAGCAGGCGCGCGCGATCGCCGTGGATCGCCGCATTCGCGTGAACCATCTCGGTATACAGCCGCGCATGCGGCGCCAGCAGCCGATGGAAGATGCGGCACGGACTTGTCGTCCATTCCATCATCGGCGCGACGCACAGGCGCCAGTCCAAGCGTGGTGCCGATGTCGTTGATTCTGCTGCGTCCACTTTGACCTGTGCCTACCTGAAGGGCGGTTTCCTTGCCTCGGATTTTCGAGCCGCCCGCGCCATTCGGGTACCAATGGTGCGGTGGCCCACGGGGCGGCATGCCAGAAGCGATGCCGGCGGATGCGGGTGATCGTCCGCACGCATTGGGTCTCGAAGTCTAGGTGATTCTCCACGCATCTCGCATCGAAGACGCCGCGGAGAAGCCGCACGATCAGACGTCCGCGCCTTCCGCCATGGCCCGGAGTCAGTCGGGCATCGGTTCACGGAGGTGCGCCAGCACCTTGCGCGACGCTGCGGTGGTTATGGTGTTGACTTTTCGAAATCGGTGGGTATAACAACCACCATGGACAGCCGCAAGCTCATCAAGAAGCTGGAGGCGGAGGGGTGGGTTCTGGCGCGAGTCAAGGGCTCGCATCACCAGTTCAAGCATCCGACGAAGCCGGGCTTGGTGACGGTGAAACACCCGGACGGCGACATCCCCACGGGAACGCTGCTCAGCATCCGCAGGCAGGCGGGTTGGAAATAGGAGGCTCACATGCGCTACCCCATCGTGCTGCACACCGACGACGGAATCCGCTACGGCGTGACCGTCCCTGACCTGCCCGGTTGCTTCTCGGCGGGCGATACCTTCGACGATGCGCTCGACAGCGCGCGCGAGGCCATTGACCTGCATGCAGAGGGTCTCGCCGCAGAAGATCAAGACTTGCCAGTGGCTCACGCGATCACCGAACACCGGGCCAATCCCGACTACGCGAGTGGCGTCTGGGCTGTGGTGGATGTCGATCTGAGCCGGTATCAGGGCAAGGCCGAGAAGATCAACATCACCATCCCGCGCCGCCTGCTGGTGCGGGTGGACGAATACGCCCGCGCGCGCGGCGAGAGCCGCAGCGGTTTTCTGGCTCGCGCTGCGCAGGAAGCGATGCGCGCCTGATCGTCAAGGAACTGCTCCGGCGCTCATGTCGTCGCGAGCTGGCCGGCTCTTTCATCGGTCATCGCGGCAAAAAGAAACGCCCGGTGGTCCCGGGCGTCGTCATTGTAGCGGTCGGCTTACTTGCTGGCTTTCTTCGCGGCTTTTGCAGCCTTCTTTTCCTTGGGAGTCTTCTGCGGTGCCTTCTTTGCCTGCTTCTTTTGTTCCATGCCCTTGGCCATTGCGAACTCTCCAGTGAATGTGACCGCCGACGCCGATCGCCTGCGGCGGGCTCGATCCTAAACCGCCGCGTGGCGAATGCAATGGGTAGGGGCAGTACTCAGCTGTCGAAATCGCCGCCGAACAGTCGGTCTGGATCCGAGTATTGGGCCACGCTTCCGTCGAACTCGCCGGAGAACAGCACATCGTCGGCCGCCAATTGTGGCGTCGGCGCGATGATCGGACCGACCGCGGGTTCGCCGACGCGCCAGGCGGCGACGGCGAGCAAGGAGATGGCGCAGGCGGCGAATACCGGCGGCAAGGTGGCGGCCCTGAACCACTCGCCGATGCGTGCGGCCAGGCGCGGACGGCGCAGGTCGGCGAGATCGGACGCCAGGGCCTGTGACCAGTCTGCGGTTGTCATCGAGATGCGCGCGGCGAGTGCTTGGTCCGACGAGCTGGCCAGCCCGGCAAGCGCGGCGTCGTGACGCGCGCCGAGGGACTCGCCACGACCGAGCGAGGCGAGTTCGTCCAGCGTCAGGCGACGATCGGCGTCCTGCGGCAGGCCGCGGGTGGCGTCGCGATACAGGGCGTTGAGGTTCAGCGGGTCCATGGCTCAGTCCTCGATGGCATCCGCGCCCAACTCACGCAGGCGCGTCTTCAATTCCTCGATGCCGCGGTAGCACAGTTGTTGTGCGGCCGTGACACTCGACCCGGTCAGCCGGGCCACTTCGTCGGCGGTAAAACCCTGCAGGGCGAGCTGGACCGGGAGACGCCGGCGTTCCGGCAATTCCCCGATGCAGCGCATCAGCAGGTCCGACCACTGGCCCCGACCGGCCTGCGCTTCCGGCCGCAAGGGGCTGGAAAC encodes the following:
- a CDS encoding type II toxin-antitoxin system HicA family toxin yields the protein MDSRKLIKKLEAEGWVLARVKGSHHQFKHPTKPGLVTVKHPDGDIPTGTLLSIRRQAGWK
- a CDS encoding type II toxin-antitoxin system HicB family antitoxin produces the protein MRYPIVLHTDDGIRYGVTVPDLPGCFSAGDTFDDALDSAREAIDLHAEGLAAEDQDLPVAHAITEHRANPDYASGVWAVVDVDLSRYQGKAEKINITIPRRLLVRVDEYARARGESRSGFLARAAQEAMRA
- the dusA gene encoding tRNA dihydrouridine(20/20a) synthase DusA, with amino-acid sequence MMEWTTSPCRIFHRLLAPHARLYTEMVHANAAIHGDRARLLDFDASEHPLALQLGGSEPALLAQAARIGEDFVYDEINLNCGCPSERVQSGAFGACLMREPELVADCVAAMRAAVKIPVTVKCRIGVDEQDDDAGLHAFIDTVHRAGCDVFLVHARKAWLKGLSPKENREIPPLNYERVRRLRSEFPQLTLVLNGGLATRAAVAAVIDDFDGVMLGRAAYHQPYLLAELERDLFDADYALPDRAAVLRALRPQIEARLARGESIAHFTRHLLDLYQGQPGARRFRRVLSENAHRPGTGFELIEQAITAVGAPPIAA